In Micrococcales bacterium, the following proteins share a genomic window:
- the dapD gene encoding 2,3,4,5-tetrahydropyridine-2,6-dicarboxylate N-succinyltransferase, translated as MLNTSSASGIGLATLAGDTILDVWYPRPGLSARPLDAADLASAIERDQVRNARVETVVTIIEDLSVPPQDTADVYLRLHLLSHRLVTPRSINLDGVFGLLPNVAWTSRGPVALADLDATRVRARAHGEHLTVLSVDKFPRMVDYVVPAGVRIADADRVRLGAHLAEGTTVMHEGFCNFNAGTLGASMVEGRISAGVVVGDGSDVGGGASIMGTLSGGGSEVISIGRGCLIGANAGVGISLGDGCIVEAGCYVTSGSKVTTTDGEVVKARDLSGQSGWLFRRNSVTGALEAVRRAGSWGDLNAELHAN; from the coding sequence ATGCTCAACACCTCGTCGGCCAGCGGCATCGGCCTGGCCACTCTCGCCGGGGACACCATTCTGGACGTCTGGTACCCGCGGCCGGGCCTGTCCGCCCGCCCCCTGGACGCAGCCGACCTCGCGTCGGCCATCGAACGCGATCAGGTGCGAAACGCGCGGGTGGAGACCGTCGTCACGATCATCGAGGACCTGTCGGTCCCACCGCAGGACACGGCGGACGTCTACTTGCGATTGCACCTGCTGTCCCACCGACTGGTGACACCGCGCAGCATCAACCTCGACGGTGTGTTCGGGCTGCTTCCGAATGTGGCCTGGACCAGTCGCGGCCCGGTGGCGCTGGCCGACCTGGATGCCACACGGGTACGCGCCCGCGCCCACGGTGAGCACCTCACCGTGCTGAGCGTGGACAAGTTCCCGCGGATGGTCGACTACGTGGTGCCCGCCGGTGTGCGGATCGCCGACGCCGACCGTGTGCGACTCGGTGCCCATCTGGCCGAGGGGACCACCGTGATGCACGAAGGGTTCTGCAACTTCAACGCCGGCACTCTGGGGGCGTCGATGGTCGAGGGCCGGATCTCAGCGGGAGTGGTGGTCGGCGACGGCTCCGACGTCGGCGGCGGCGCGTCCATCATGGGCACATTGTCCGGTGGCGGCAGCGAAGTGATCTCCATCGGGCGGGGCTGCCTCATCGGCGCCAACGCCGGCGTCGGGATCTCCCTGGGGGACGGCTGCATCGTCGAAGCAGGCTGCTACGTGACGTCGGGTTCGAAGGTGACCACGACTGATGGCGAGGTGGTCAAGGCCCGTGACCTGTCCGGTCAGTCGGGCTGGTTGTTCCGGCGCAACTCCGTGACCGGCGCCTTGGAGGCCGTGCGGCGGGCGGGGTCCTGGGGGGACCTCAACGCCGAACTGCACGCCAACTAG
- a CDS encoding citrate synthase — MSEFVLNGPDTSLELPVVTAVDGESGLDTSKLLSTTGHVALDTGFTNTAACTSAITYIDGNAGILRYRGYPIEQLAEKSTYLETSYLLIYGELPTPEQLADFDSRLRMHTILHEDLRRFFDGFPRDAHPMPVLSSAVSALSTFYQDSLDPFDDDEVEISTYRLLAKLPTIAAYAYRKSLGQPLLYPDNSLNLVEGFLRMTFGWPAEPYVTDPVITRAMDLLLLLHADHEQNCSTSTVRLVGSSHANLFASISAGVNALFGPLHGGANQSVLEMLERIRDSDGSVDDFIARVKSREPGVRLMGFGHRVYKNYDPRAAIVRRTAGGIFEHLSVQDPLFDIAQRLEEVALADEFFIERKLYPNVDFYTGLIYRAIGFPTKMFTVLFALGRLPGWIAQWREMIKDPQTKIGRPRQVYVGSAERDYVSIDSR; from the coding sequence GTGAGCGAATTCGTCCTCAACGGGCCTGACACGAGCCTGGAACTGCCGGTGGTAACCGCCGTGGACGGTGAGTCCGGTCTCGACACGTCGAAGCTGCTGTCCACTACCGGCCATGTGGCTCTCGACACGGGCTTCACCAACACCGCGGCGTGCACCTCCGCGATCACCTACATCGACGGCAACGCCGGCATCCTGCGCTACCGCGGCTATCCGATCGAGCAGTTGGCCGAGAAGTCCACGTACCTCGAGACGTCCTACCTGCTGATCTACGGAGAACTGCCCACCCCCGAGCAACTGGCCGACTTCGACAGCCGGCTGCGGATGCACACGATCCTGCACGAGGATCTGCGCCGCTTCTTCGACGGCTTCCCGCGCGACGCCCACCCGATGCCGGTGCTCTCCAGTGCGGTCAGTGCATTGTCGACGTTCTACCAGGACAGCCTCGACCCGTTCGACGACGACGAGGTGGAGATCTCCACCTACCGTCTGCTCGCCAAACTGCCGACCATCGCTGCGTACGCATACCGCAAGTCGCTGGGGCAGCCATTGCTGTACCCGGACAACTCGCTGAACCTCGTCGAGGGGTTCCTGCGCATGACGTTCGGCTGGCCGGCGGAGCCGTACGTCACCGATCCGGTGATCACCCGGGCCATGGACCTGCTCCTTCTGCTGCACGCGGACCACGAGCAGAACTGCTCGACCTCCACTGTGCGCCTGGTGGGGTCCTCGCACGCCAACCTGTTCGCATCGATCTCCGCCGGCGTCAACGCGCTCTTCGGCCCGTTACACGGGGGGGCCAACCAGTCGGTGCTGGAAATGCTGGAGCGCATCCGCGACTCCGACGGCAGCGTCGACGACTTCATCGCGCGTGTGAAGTCTCGCGAGCCCGGGGTCCGGCTCATGGGCTTCGGTCACCGCGTCTACAAGAACTACGATCCGCGCGCAGCCATCGTGCGGCGTACGGCCGGCGGGATCTTCGAGCACCTCAGCGTGCAGGACCCGCTGTTCGACATCGCGCAGCGGCTCGAGGAGGTGGCCCTGGCCGACGAGTTCTTCATCGAGCGCAAGTTGTACCCGAACGTCGACTTCTACACCGGGCTGATCTACCGAGCCATCGGTTTCCCGACGAAGATGTTCACCGTGCTCTTCGCCCTCGGCCGGCTGCCCGGGTGGATCGCCCAATGGCGCGAGATGATCAAGGACCCGCAGACCAAGATCGGGCGTCCGCGCCAGGTGTACGTGGGGTCGGCCGAGCGCGACTACGTGTCGATCGACAGCAGGTGA
- a CDS encoding hemerythrin domain-containing protein codes for MAVDFAMNGMLHRAMLREIDRVQALVAGGDTAMARRRFTFLSQVLHQHHEGEDTYLFPVIRRRSTDPGELATLDALEAEHEQMHAALDACDADFAGNGPLPDSTGSDLKGLKFVLAAHCAHEEADGERILAEHITADDLKAFNAANRKSEHAMLVFPWIADGGSAADQKVFDVLPAPVRLFLKPVMTRKYRAYFR; via the coding sequence ATGGCTGTCGATTTCGCTATGAACGGCATGCTGCACCGTGCCATGCTGCGCGAAATCGACCGCGTGCAGGCGCTGGTCGCCGGCGGCGACACCGCCATGGCCCGCCGCCGCTTCACGTTCCTGTCGCAGGTGCTGCACCAGCACCACGAGGGGGAGGACACCTACCTGTTCCCGGTCATCCGGCGGCGTTCGACGGATCCGGGCGAACTCGCCACTCTCGACGCCCTCGAGGCCGAACACGAGCAGATGCACGCCGCGCTGGACGCATGCGACGCCGACTTCGCAGGGAACGGCCCGCTGCCTGATTCAACCGGGTCCGACCTCAAGGGCCTGAAGTTCGTGCTCGCCGCGCACTGCGCACATGAAGAGGCGGACGGCGAACGCATCCTGGCCGAGCACATCACGGCCGACGACCTGAAAGCGTTCAATGCAGCGAACCGGAAGTCCGAGCACGCGATGCTGGTCTTCCCGTGGATCGCCGACGGTGGTTCAGCGGCCGACCAGAAGGTCTTCGACGTCCTGCCGGCGCCTGTCCGGCTGTTCCTGAAACCCGTGATGACCCGCAAGTACAGGGCCTACTTCCGCTAG